GAGGAAGAAAACGTGAACCAATCATCATTATGACATGCAATTTTCACATTAAGTAAAATAGCCTTTTCTTTCTAATTTAATGTAGCTTTTATTAACTTCACAGTAAGAAAACCCCTTCCAAATATAGTGGCCCTccggataatactaaagtacccgaacttatttaaaagtatttaattgaaattgatcCAGTAGCCTAATACCTCAGAATTAGGCCTATTCTAAAATTAAGAGTGAAACaagatttaattaatgttatctCGACAGTTTGGTAGACATAAATAAACACTGTTCTGTTcggatttattttattaataaattatagacCTAGCCTATCACTCgtataaaaatgtcaaatccaaaaatatcaacaacagtcaaaataatacaaaaagtaaagaattttaacaaaccaaataaaactattaaattaatttaatgaaattattttattgagctATGAGAGAAGTTTCGACTTTGCTGAGAAAGCTAAATACCAAACTAAAACAGACAGAACAGCAGCCATAAATTCAGAATTTACCCATGGTCCTTGGTACGCCCCAGGGTAGTTTACTACAATAGTAACCAGAGGCTTCACTGTGGAGAGATCTTCACCGCTTCTCATTGCTTTCCTCAAAGCTCCGTATCCTTCTTCATCATAGAGATTTACGCTGTAATCTCCACTCTTGGCCTTCTTCACATCTTCAGTCCAACTGACCTGATATTTATTGTCATCTCCAATTCTTGCAGCAGGCAAGGTTTTCCCAGAAACTTCTGCATATAAGGGAAT
This window of the Homalodisca vitripennis isolate AUS2020 unplaced genomic scaffold, UT_GWSS_2.1 ScUCBcl_6475;HRSCAF=13700, whole genome shotgun sequence genome carries:
- the LOC124373810 gene encoding translocon-associated protein subunit delta-like; amino-acid sequence: METIRFVLAVFAAFLISSSYGNTCVKPEVTASQYTTQDATVLTSIAYVAEFNLKCANGVKGIPLYAEVSGKTLPAARIGDDNKYQVSWTEDVKKAKSGDYSVNLYDEEGYGALRKAMRSGEDLSTVKPLVTIVVNYPGAYQGPWVNSEFMAAVLSVLVWYLAFSAKSKLLS